From Echeneis naucrates chromosome 7, fEcheNa1.1, whole genome shotgun sequence, one genomic window encodes:
- the pgd gene encoding 6-phosphogluconate dehydrogenase, decarboxylating isoform X1 produces the protein MAEADIALIGLAVMGQNLIMNMNDHGFVVCAYNRTVSKVHDFLKNEAKGSKVIGAESLEDMVSKLKKPRRIILLVKAGQAVDDFIDKLVPLLETGDIIIDGGNSEYRDTTRRCSSLKEKGLLFVGSGVSGGEEGARYGPSLMPGGHKEAWPHIKDIFQSVAAKVGTGEPCCDWVGDEGAGHFVKMVHNGIEYGDMQLICEAYHLMKDVLGMDHDDMAQAFDSWNETELDSFLIEITANILKYKDSDGTHLLPKIRDSAGQKGTGKWTAISALEYGTPVTLIGEAVFARCLSSLKDERVAASRSLSGPQAVKFSGDKVAFLEDIRKALYASKIISYTQGFMLLRQAAKEFGWSLNYGGIALMWRGGCIIRSVFLGKIKEAFDRDPELQNLLLDNFFNNAVQDCQESWRRTVCTGVQHGIPMPCFTTALSFYDGYRHDKLPANLLQAQRDYFGAHTYELLSNPGHFIHTNWTGHGGNVSSSSYNA, from the exons ATGGCTGA AGCAGACATTGCACTGATTGGCCTGGCTGTCATGGGCCAGAACCTCATCATGAACATGAACGATCACGGCTTTGTG GTCTGTGCCTACAACAGAACTGTTTCCAAAGTGCACGACTTCCTAAAGAATGAGGCCAAAGGCTCGAAGGTGATTGGAGCTGAGTCTCTGGAAGACATGGTGTCCAAGCTGAAGAAGCCCAGGAGGATTATACTGCTGGTCAAGGCAGGACAGGCTGTGGATGACTTTATTGACAAGTTG GTTCCTCTTCTCGAGACTGGAGATATCATCATCGATGGTGGTAACTCTGAATACAGAGACACAACT CGGCGGTGTAGCAGTCTGAAAGAGAAAGGCTTGCTGTTTGTCGGCAGTGGAGTCAGTGGTGGAGAGGAAGGAGCACGCTATGGACCCTCTCTCATGCCAGGCGGTCATAAAGAAGCATG GCCACACATAAAAGACATCTTCCAGAGCGTCGCTGCCAAGGTTGGAACAGGAGAACCATGTTGTGACTGG GTTGGAGATGAAGGTGCAGGTCATTTTGTGAAGATGGTCCATAATGGCATTGAGTATGGTGACATGCAGCTGATCTGTGAGGCTTATCACCTGATGAAGGATGTTCTGGGTATGGACCATGATGACATGGCGCAG GCTTTCGACAGCTGGAACGAGACAGAGTTGGACTCCTTTCTGATCGAGATAACAGCCAACATCCTTAAATACAAGGATTCTGATGGTACACATCTGCTGCCCAAGATACGGGATAGTGCTGGACAGAAAGGCACAGGGAAGTGGACTGCCATCTCAGCTCTGGAGTATGGCACGCCTGTCACTCTGATCG GGGAAGCTGTCTTTGCCAGATGCTTGTCCTCTCTGAAGGATGAGAGAGTGGCGGCCAGCCGTAGCCTTTCAGGGCCACAGGCGGTCAAATTCAGTGGTGACAAGGTGGCTTTCCTGGAGGACATCAGAAAG gCACTCTATGCTTCCAAGATAATTTCCTACACACAGGGCTTCATGCTGCTGCGGCAGGCCGCCAAAGAATTTGGCTGGTCCCTCAACTACGGTGGGATTGCTCTAATGTGGAGAGGAGGCTGCATCATCCGAAG tGTCTTCTTGGGAAAGATCAAAGAAGCATTTGACAGGGATCCTGAGCTGCAGAATTTGCTGCTTGACAACTTCTTCAATAATGCTGTGCAGGACTGTCAG GAGTCATGGCGCAGAACAGTGTGCACCGGAGTCCAACATGGTATCCCCATGCCGTGCTTCACCACAGCTCTGTCCTTTTACGACGGTTACAGACATGACAAGTTGCCAGCAAACCTACTTCAA gCCCAAAGGGATTATTTTGGAGCTCACACCTATGAACTGCTGTCAAACCCCGGTCATTTCATCCACACCAACTGGACAGGTCACGGTGGAAatgtctcctcttcatcataCAATGCCTAA
- the tardbpa gene encoding TAR DNA binding protein, like, whose translation MSELYIRVAEDESEEPMEIPSEDDGTVLLSSVAAQFPGACGLRYRNPESQCMRGVRLVEGVLHAPENDWGNLVYVVNYPKDNKRKMDEIDAASAVKIKRGFQKTSDLIVLGLPWKTTEQDLKDYFSTFGEVIMVQVKRDAKTGNSKGFGFVRFTDYETQTKVIAQRHMIDGRWCDCKLPNSKACPDEPMRSRKIFVGRCTEDMTTDDLRQYFMQYGEVTDVFIPKPFRAFAFVTFADDQVAQALCGEDLIIKGVSVHISNAEPKHNNSRQMMDRGRFGAGGFSQGYGSNRGGLGSGSSGVNFGALGLNPAMVAAAQAALQSSWGMMGMLANQQGLTTTAGTATTTRDQTYSSASTSYSSPSSASLGWAAGTNTASNSGFSSGFGTSMESKSSSWGM comes from the exons ATGTCGGAGTTGTACATCCGTGTGGCTGAGGATGAGAGCGAAGAGCCCATGGAGATCCCCTCGGAGGACGATGGGACGGTCTTGCTGTCATCGGTAGCAGCACAGTTTCCAGGGGCGTGTGGGCTGAGGTACAGGAACCCGGAGTCCCAGTGCATGAGGGGCGTCCGGCTGGTGGAAGGCGTCCTGCATGCACCCGAGAACGACTGGGGGAACCTGGTCTACGTCGTCAACTATCCCAAAG ATAACAAAAGGAAGATGGATGAAATAGATGCTGCCTCAGCTGTCAAAATCAAGAGGGGCTTTCAGAAGACGTCAGATCTCATTGTCCTCGGGCTGCCGtggaaaacaacagaacaagaCCTGAAAGATTATTTCAGCACGTTTGGGGAGGTCATCATGGTGCAG GTCAAGAGAGATGCTAAAACGGGTAATTCGAAAGGTTTTGGGTTTGTCCGCTTCACTGACTACGAGACACAAACCAAAGTTATAGCTCAAAGACACATGATTGATGGACGGTGGTGTGATTGCAAACTTCCTAACTCAAAG GCGTGTCCTGATGAGCCAATGCGGAGCCGTAAAATCTTTGTTGGCCGCTGTACAGAGGACATGACAACTGATGACCTGAGACAGTACTTCATGCAATACGGTGAAGTCACTGATGTCTTCATTCCCAAACCTTTCCGGGCATTTGCATTCGTCACATTTGCAGATGACCAG GTTGCCCAAGCCCTGTGTGGAGAGGACTTGATCATCAAGGGTGTCAGTGTGCACATCTCCAATGCAGAGCCCAAACACAATAATAGTAGGCAAATGATGGATCGAGGGCGGTTCGGGGCTGGTGGGTTCAGTCAGGGCTATGGAAGTAATCGTGGTGGGTTAGGTAGCGGTAGCAGTGGGGTTAACTTTGGGGCTCTCGGTCTTAATCCGGCAATGGTTGCTGCTGCCCAGGCAGCTCTGCAGAGCAGTTGGGGAATGATGGGCATGCTGGCTAACCAGCAGGGTCTGACCACAACGGCAGGTACAGCCACTACAACCCGAGACCAGACCTATAGCTCTGCCAGCACCAGTTACAGCAGCCCCAGCTCAGCTAGCCTTGGCTGGGCTGCAGGCACTAACACAGCCTCCAACAGTGGCTTCAGCTCCGGGTTTGGTACATCTATGGAGTCTAAGTCTTCTAGTTGGGGAATGTAG
- the pgd gene encoding 6-phosphogluconate dehydrogenase, decarboxylating isoform X2: protein MGQNLIMNMNDHGFVVCAYNRTVSKVHDFLKNEAKGSKVIGAESLEDMVSKLKKPRRIILLVKAGQAVDDFIDKLRRCSSLKEKGLLFVGSGVSGGEEGARYGPSLMPGGHKEAWPHIKDIFQSVAAKVGTGEPCCDWVGDEGAGHFVKMVHNGIEYGDMQLICEAYHLMKDVLGMDHDDMAQAFDSWNETELDSFLIEITANILKYKDSDGTHLLPKIRDSAGQKGTGKWTAISALEYGTPVTLIGEAVFARCLSSLKDERVAASRSLSGPQAVKFSGDKVAFLEDIRKALYASKIISYTQGFMLLRQAAKEFGWSLNYGGIALMWRGGCIIRSVFLGKIKEAFDRDPELQNLLLDNFFNNAVQDCQESWRRTVCTGVQHGIPMPCFTTALSFYDGYRHDKLPANLLQAQRDYFGAHTYELLSNPGHFIHTNWTGHGGNVSSSSYNA, encoded by the exons ATGGGCCAGAACCTCATCATGAACATGAACGATCACGGCTTTGTG GTCTGTGCCTACAACAGAACTGTTTCCAAAGTGCACGACTTCCTAAAGAATGAGGCCAAAGGCTCGAAGGTGATTGGAGCTGAGTCTCTGGAAGACATGGTGTCCAAGCTGAAGAAGCCCAGGAGGATTATACTGCTGGTCAAGGCAGGACAGGCTGTGGATGACTTTATTGACAAGTTG CGGCGGTGTAGCAGTCTGAAAGAGAAAGGCTTGCTGTTTGTCGGCAGTGGAGTCAGTGGTGGAGAGGAAGGAGCACGCTATGGACCCTCTCTCATGCCAGGCGGTCATAAAGAAGCATG GCCACACATAAAAGACATCTTCCAGAGCGTCGCTGCCAAGGTTGGAACAGGAGAACCATGTTGTGACTGG GTTGGAGATGAAGGTGCAGGTCATTTTGTGAAGATGGTCCATAATGGCATTGAGTATGGTGACATGCAGCTGATCTGTGAGGCTTATCACCTGATGAAGGATGTTCTGGGTATGGACCATGATGACATGGCGCAG GCTTTCGACAGCTGGAACGAGACAGAGTTGGACTCCTTTCTGATCGAGATAACAGCCAACATCCTTAAATACAAGGATTCTGATGGTACACATCTGCTGCCCAAGATACGGGATAGTGCTGGACAGAAAGGCACAGGGAAGTGGACTGCCATCTCAGCTCTGGAGTATGGCACGCCTGTCACTCTGATCG GGGAAGCTGTCTTTGCCAGATGCTTGTCCTCTCTGAAGGATGAGAGAGTGGCGGCCAGCCGTAGCCTTTCAGGGCCACAGGCGGTCAAATTCAGTGGTGACAAGGTGGCTTTCCTGGAGGACATCAGAAAG gCACTCTATGCTTCCAAGATAATTTCCTACACACAGGGCTTCATGCTGCTGCGGCAGGCCGCCAAAGAATTTGGCTGGTCCCTCAACTACGGTGGGATTGCTCTAATGTGGAGAGGAGGCTGCATCATCCGAAG tGTCTTCTTGGGAAAGATCAAAGAAGCATTTGACAGGGATCCTGAGCTGCAGAATTTGCTGCTTGACAACTTCTTCAATAATGCTGTGCAGGACTGTCAG GAGTCATGGCGCAGAACAGTGTGCACCGGAGTCCAACATGGTATCCCCATGCCGTGCTTCACCACAGCTCTGTCCTTTTACGACGGTTACAGACATGACAAGTTGCCAGCAAACCTACTTCAA gCCCAAAGGGATTATTTTGGAGCTCACACCTATGAACTGCTGTCAAACCCCGGTCATTTCATCCACACCAACTGGACAGGTCACGGTGGAAatgtctcctcttcatcataCAATGCCTAA